Genomic segment of Prochlorothrix hollandica PCC 9006 = CALU 1027:
ACTTCCCCGTTATCCGCTTCCGACACCTCAAACCCCAGGGGCTGCAACAGTTGCACCAACAATTGACGGTTTTCCCAGATATCATCCACCACCAGAATTTTGTAGGTGGGTTGGTTGGGGGCTAAGCCCATGATTTGGCGAGTTTCAGTCGGCACCAGGGACTGATCCAGCACTGTCATTTGTAGCGGAATCGTGAAACAAAAGCGACTGCCCACCCCCAGGGTACTGTCCACCGTGAGATCGCCCCCCAGCAGTTGGACAAACTGGCGACTAATGGGCAACCCCAGGCCGGTCCCCTCTTGGGATTGTTGCCCCACCCGCGTTTGGACAAAGACTTCAAACAAGCCATCCAAATCCTCCGGAGCAATGCCGCTGCCGGTATCTTCCACGGTAAAGGTGATGGCCACGGTGGGACGAGGAGTTGTCCCCTGGGATTGGGTCGAACCCGCACCAGACGCTACCGTCACCCGTAAACTAACGGAGCCTTCATCGGTAAATTTAATGGCATTACCCAACAAATTAATCAGCACCTGGCGCAGCTTACGCTCATCCCCAATGACCCCACGAGGCACAGCGGCATCACACTCATAGAACAGGGTCAACCCCTTGGACTCTGCCCGCAATTGCAGCATTTCCATCAACGCTTCCAGGGTGCCATGGAAATCAAAGGGATCCTGGAGCAGGGTGACGCGACCGGCTTCGATCTTGGACATATCCAGCACATCATTGATCAAGGCCAGCAAATGCTCGCCACTGCGGTGAATAATGCCCAGAGTCTCCCGTTGTTGCTGCACAAAGGCCGGGGGTAAACCGGTGACCGTTCTGGGATTTAAGCCCCGGATCATCACCTGGGCAAACCCCAAAATGGCATTGAGGGGCGTGCGCAATTCATGGCTCATGCTAGCCAGAAAATCGCTTTTGGCCCGGTTGGCGGCTTCGGCGATGTCCTTGGCATAGCTCAGTTCGGCGGTGCGGGCCTGTACCCGTTGTTCCAGTTCGGCGTTGGCTCGCCGCAGATTCGTTTCCACCTGCTGCCGAGTGGCCAGTTGCCAGACCACATAGCCCAAGATCAGGACGACAATGCCCAAACTGGTCATCCAATAGCGGTATTGATACAGGACCATAGCCAAGGATACGTTGCCCCAGTCTTCGTAGGGCCGCACCCGCAACTGCCGCAGGGTTTCATGGACCGGCTGGTAGTTGGCCGGAATCGTCCAACCTTCATACTTACCGGCGATGGCGGCGGCACTGTCGGCGGGGAGGGTCATCAGGGCAATGGCCACCTGCTCCGACAGATCAGGGGGAGTGTCGGGAAAGGCAGCAAAGGGCCATTCCGGATACAGCGGAGTGGACAGGGCGAAGGGAAATTGGGAGCCGTACTGGGTTTGTTGGTTCAGCACAACAAAGTCGTCCCGTTGAATCTTGCCTTCCTGGGCCATGCGCTCCAGGGTGTCGGTGCGAACCGTTCCCCCATCCACTTCACCCTTGAGGACGGCATAAACCACATTGTCGTGGGTGCCCCCAAAGGTTAATGCAGCAAAGTCTTGGTAGGGATCAACTCCTGCATCAAGAATGGTGGCCCAAGCCATTTGCCAGCCCCCAAAGGCGGTTTCATCCACCCCCATGAAGCGCTTGCCCTTCAGATCCTTCAGGGTTTGAATGTCGTTGCGATCGGCGCGGCGGAAAATCACAGCCCCCAACTGGGTATAGGCCCGCCCTAGGCGCAGGTTTTTGAGGGTGGCAATGCGTTGTGCCCCATAGACCCACTCCAGTTCCACATACATGCCGGGATTGGGCAAAACAAAGTCGATTTCCTTGTTTTGCACCACGGCTTCCATGGATTCAAACTCCAGGGGCACCAGGACAAACTGATGATCCGGGATGGCTTGGTTGAGGTAGTCGATGGTGGGTTGCCATTGGGTTTGAGTTTGTTCAACACCGCGAATGGCCATCACCCCCACCCGCACTATGGGCAATTCCTGGCGATCGGGGGGGGTCACAGCACTGAGGGGGCTGGGTTCTGGCTCCGGTGCAGGCTGGGCCACCACGCGATCCAAGCCCTGGGACCACCACAGGCTCAGCCCTAGGATCACACTGAAGCCGAAACGTTTGCCGCTGTTGCCTGTCCCTCGACGAAGGTTGACTCTGGTGCGCGGCGATGGTGAAGCCATAACAGGTTCCTGGACAGATAGGGTGCTGAATGCCGCCATGACGTTTCCTAGGGTGGGTGTGTGGCGTTGGTAACGACCCAGGCTTGGCACCACCCCAGTTGCTTGGCACCACCCCAGTTGCTTGGCAACCCTGGATAGTTGAAACCCTGGCTATTGGGAGCATCCTGGGGGGGATGAGCGGGGTACTGCTCCGTCGAATACGCCGCTGGCTCGTCAATTGTTAGGATACTTAATTGTATTTGGGTAGGGGCAATCTCCCCGTGGTTGCCCCGGTTGGGGGTTCCCAAGAGGGTCGGCACGGGGGCGAGAACCCTACCCGAGGTCGATGGTTCCA
This window contains:
- a CDS encoding response regulator, whose translation is MAAFSTLSVQEPVMASPSPRTRVNLRRGTGNSGKRFGFSVILGLSLWWSQGLDRVVAQPAPEPEPSPLSAVTPPDRQELPIVRVGVMAIRGVEQTQTQWQPTIDYLNQAIPDHQFVLVPLEFESMEAVVQNKEIDFVLPNPGMYVELEWVYGAQRIATLKNLRLGRAYTQLGAVIFRRADRNDIQTLKDLKGKRFMGVDETAFGGWQMAWATILDAGVDPYQDFAALTFGGTHDNVVYAVLKGEVDGGTVRTDTLERMAQEGKIQRDDFVVLNQQTQYGSQFPFALSTPLYPEWPFAAFPDTPPDLSEQVAIALMTLPADSAAAIAGKYEGWTIPANYQPVHETLRQLRVRPYEDWGNVSLAMVLYQYRYWMTSLGIVVLILGYVVWQLATRQQVETNLRRANAELEQRVQARTAELSYAKDIAEAANRAKSDFLASMSHELRTPLNAILGFAQVMIRGLNPRTVTGLPPAFVQQQRETLGIIHRSGEHLLALINDVLDMSKIEAGRVTLLQDPFDFHGTLEALMEMLQLRAESKGLTLFYECDAAVPRGVIGDERKLRQVLINLLGNAIKFTDEGSVSLRVTVASGAGSTQSQGTTPRPTVAITFTVEDTGSGIAPEDLDGLFEVFVQTRVGQQSQEGTGLGLPISRQFVQLLGGDLTVDSTLGVGSRFCFTIPLQMTVLDQSLVPTETRQIMGLAPNQPTYKILVVDDIWENRQLLVQLLQPLGFEVSEADNGEVAVAQWQSQQPHLIFMDIRMPVMSGYESTRQIRLLESNQSHGPKTAIIALTASVFDDERAKIVAAGCDDFLRKPITEDYLFRKLTQYLGVAYVYLESSEARIPGQGGTAKVRGPIDLANQPRAWVAQLSLAARGAEDELIWKLLDQIPASQSALAEALAELVNDFRLDKIISLTEAAATPDPTPLGQVPPLGNRWRQVVGLAPNQPPYQVLVVDDRFENRQLLVTILEPLGFQVLQADNGQTAIDQWKQHQPDLIFMDLRMPGVNGYEATRRIKAQGAAGAPPVALGASDPPPVVPKVPVIVALTASVAESEQTAIFEAGCDDLIRKPFAESQLLQCLAHYLGAQYIYQDMPQPTLALVS